The window ACGTTCAACAGTAGCACTGATAAAAAGTTATTTTTTTCCCTGGCCATTATAGATGGCAGCAGATAAACAGGCATTGTAATGGATAACAAAATAAAAATTAGTATCAGTTCTGGATAATCTATCATAACTTAATTTAATATTGTCATTTATACGCAATAACTTACCTGTAAGATGCAAATAATTTTCTATTAATGCCATACCTCATTATAGGTATTTTTTTTAAACCACAATTTCCGGCACCTCCCCTTCTATAATTAACTCCCCGGCAGTCGCTTTTATTATCTCTTCTACTGTTACGCCAGGTGCCCGCTCCAACAATTTAAAGCCACCCTGCGGCAAAACGTCAAATACGCCCAATTCGGTTACTATCTTTTTTACACAGTGCACGCCGGTTAATGGCAAGGTGCACTTAGGTAATAACTTCGATTCGCCCGCTTTGTTTACTTGCTGCATAGCTACAATGATATTTTCTGCCGATGCCACCAGGTCCATAGCGCCGCCCATGCCTTTCACCATTTTACCGGGAATTTTCCAGTTAGCTATATCCCCATTTTCGGATACTTCCATGGCGCCAAGTATAGTCAGGTTAACCTTCCTGGCCCTGATCATCCCGAAACTCATAGCCGAATCAAAAATTGACGAACCCGGCAACATTGTAATGGTTTGCTTACCCGCATTAATTACATCCGGGTCTTCCTCTCCTTCAAACGGAAAAGGCCCCATCCCTAATAATCCGTTCTCCGATTGTAAAACTACGTCCATGGTTTCGGGGATGTAATTGGCCACTAATGTTGGGATACCTATACCAAGGTTAACATAGTAACCGTCTTTTATTTCTTTGGCGATGCGTTTGGCGATGCCGTTTTTATCTAACATACAATTAAT is drawn from Mucilaginibacter ginsenosidivorax and contains these coding sequences:
- a CDS encoding 3-oxoacid CoA-transferase subunit B; translation: MLDKNGIAKRIAKEIKDGYYVNLGIGIPTLVANYIPETMDVVLQSENGLLGMGPFPFEGEEDPDVINAGKQTITMLPGSSIFDSAMSFGMIRARKVNLTILGAMEVSENGDIANWKIPGKMVKGMGGAMDLVASAENIIVAMQQVNKAGESKLLPKCTLPLTGVHCVKKIVTELGVFDVLPQGGFKLLERAPGVTVEEIIKATAGELIIEGEVPEIVV